From Triticum urartu cultivar G1812 chromosome 2, Tu2.1, whole genome shotgun sequence, a single genomic window includes:
- the LOC125540996 gene encoding phylloplanin-like has translation MASTVALLLVAALACVLGGADAKLGRLVVSGVVPCKTGSLIDIATSPVFPNAEVELRCAGQVVAGATTNTNGSFTMEADLTSALAAFIGRCSLVVDTPLIKCDAQLPPVGKLVSYLQGPLTRLLGGIFHLFPAGFSFHSR, from the exons ATGGCATCTACGGTGGCTCTCCTCCTCGTGGCCGCGCTGGCGTGCGTGCTCGGCGGCGCCGATGCGAAGCTCGGCAGGCTCGTCGTCAGCGGCGTCGTGCCGTGCAAAACCGGTAGCCTCATCGACATCGCCACCTCCCCCGTGTTCCCGA ACGCGGAGGTGGAGCTGCGGTGCGCGGGGCAGGTGGTGGCCGGCGCGACGACGAACACCAACGGGTCGTTCACGATGGAAGCGGACCTGACGAGCGCGCTGGCGGCGTTCATCGGCCGGTGCTCGCTGGTGGTGGACACGCCGCTCATCAAGTGCGACGCCCAGCTGCCGCCGGTGGGGAAGCTCGTGTCCTACCTGCAGGGCCCGCTCACCAGGCTGCTCGGCGGCATCTTCCACCTCTTCCCCGCCGGCTTCTCCTTCCACAGCCGATGA